One part of the Microvirga sp. TS319 genome encodes these proteins:
- a CDS encoding amino acid ABC transporter permease: MTYNWSWDALLQPVATGENSTYLGWVIDGLIVTSALTIAAWLLALLLGTTLGIVRAWPGRAGDVIGAVYVSVFRNIPLIVQFFIWYFVVPEILPTAIGDWIKSITPMTQVFMMSVLALGFFTSARICEQMRAGIGSLSRGQFQASLSLGFTTMQSFRHILLPQAFRKILPPLTSEFLIISKNSAVASTIGLLELSGQARQLVDYTAQPYESFIVVTVAYMLLNFVILQVMGLVRRRAALPGMVRG, encoded by the coding sequence ATGACCTATAACTGGAGCTGGGACGCTCTGCTGCAGCCGGTCGCCACAGGCGAAAACTCGACATATCTCGGCTGGGTCATTGACGGTCTCATCGTGACGTCAGCGCTGACGATCGCGGCATGGCTACTTGCGCTTTTGCTCGGCACCACGCTCGGAATTGTCCGGGCGTGGCCCGGCCGGGCGGGCGACGTGATCGGTGCAGTCTATGTCTCGGTCTTCCGAAACATCCCGCTGATCGTGCAGTTCTTTATCTGGTACTTCGTCGTGCCCGAGATCCTGCCGACCGCTATCGGCGACTGGATCAAGAGCATCACGCCCATGACCCAGGTCTTCATGATGTCGGTGCTCGCACTCGGCTTCTTCACCAGCGCCCGCATCTGCGAGCAGATGCGGGCCGGGATAGGATCGCTGTCGCGCGGTCAGTTCCAGGCGTCCCTCTCTCTCGGCTTCACGACGATGCAGAGCTTTCGCCATATCCTTTTGCCGCAAGCCTTCCGGAAGATCCTTCCGCCATTGACGTCGGAGTTCCTGATCATTTCGAAGAACTCGGCCGTCGCGTCCACGATCGGACTGCTGGAGCTTAGCGGACAGGCGCGGCAATTGGTCGACTATACGGCCCAACCTTACGAATCCTTTATCGTCGTGACCGTCGCTTACATGCTGCTCAATTTCGTCATCCTGCAGGTGATGGGTCTGGTCAGGCGGCGCGCGGCCCTCCCAGGCATGGTGAGAGGATAA
- a CDS encoding glutamate/aspartate ABC transporter substrate-binding protein, which produces MTMAIAKYLACVATAALISVGATAAHAQATGLDGTLAKIAEDGVVVVGYREASIPFSYYDDAKNPMGYSMDFTDAVIEQIKAKIGRPDLEVRKLPITSQNRISLLQNGTIDFECTTTTHNESREKQVDFTNSIFVVGTRLMTQKDSGISDFPDLKGQNVVVGAGTTSEVLLRKMNTEKQMGMNIVSAKDHAESFLMLSTGRAKAMMMDDALLAGERAKAKDPSKYVITGTPQSRESYACMVRKGDAQMKQLLDTTIADLQTSGKAAQIYQKWFMSPIPPRGLNLDFPMSDDLKGLFAQPNSNILN; this is translated from the coding sequence ATGACGATGGCGATTGCAAAATATCTCGCGTGTGTCGCAACGGCCGCGCTGATCAGCGTCGGCGCGACGGCCGCTCACGCACAGGCGACGGGGCTGGACGGCACCTTGGCAAAAATCGCGGAGGACGGCGTCGTCGTGGTCGGGTATCGCGAGGCCTCGATCCCGTTCTCCTATTACGACGACGCCAAGAATCCAATGGGCTACTCCATGGACTTCACCGATGCCGTGATCGAGCAGATTAAAGCAAAGATCGGGCGCCCTGATCTGGAGGTCAGGAAACTGCCGATCACGTCCCAGAACCGCATTTCGCTTCTGCAGAACGGGACTATCGACTTTGAATGCACGACGACGACGCATAACGAGTCCCGCGAGAAGCAGGTCGACTTCACCAACAGCATCTTCGTCGTGGGCACACGGCTGATGACGCAAAAGGACTCAGGTATCAGCGATTTTCCCGACCTCAAGGGGCAGAATGTCGTCGTCGGCGCGGGGACGACCTCGGAAGTCCTGCTGCGGAAGATGAACACCGAGAAGCAGATGGGCATGAACATCGTCAGCGCCAAGGATCACGCCGAATCCTTCCTGATGCTGTCGACCGGGCGTGCCAAGGCCATGATGATGGATGATGCGCTGCTGGCCGGCGAGCGGGCGAAGGCGAAGGATCCATCCAAATACGTCATCACAGGCACGCCGCAATCCCGTGAAAGCTATGCCTGCATGGTGCGAAAGGGCGATGCGCAGATGAAGCAGCTTCTGGACACGACGATAGCCGACCTGCAGACCTCGGGTAAGGCTGCCCAGATCTACCAGAAGTGGTTCATGTCTCCGATCCCACCCCGCGGCCTCAACCTCGATTTCCCGATGTCGGATGACCTCAAAGGCCTGTTCGCTCAGCCCAACAGCAACATCCTGAACTGA
- a CDS encoding LysR substrate-binding domain-containing protein, with protein sequence MSKPYSFQQIQAFKAVMETGTTTTAAIALNTTQPSISRKLADFQRATGLKLFEHHHGRLRPTREGRQLYESVRRNFEGLEKIETAVGILRKSGAGVLRLGSTSTLATGLLPQVIKRFLAQFPGTFVGLQTLPTPQLADLLNQNLIDLAVTTGDVDPSIFETRVMTTTSAVCIVPQNHPLARADWVDLEELRRHQMILLNDSDNIVIRMRELLARLGAPENIVVETNSSITICALVVAGVGVGIVNPYIANTMSQGLVIKELRPSIRVDVSLARSMALAPSLLGEAFSRLLADSTA encoded by the coding sequence GTGTCCAAGCCATATAGTTTTCAACAGATTCAAGCCTTTAAGGCTGTCATGGAGACCGGCACGACGACCACTGCCGCGATAGCGCTGAACACGACGCAGCCGTCGATCAGCCGGAAGCTGGCAGATTTTCAACGTGCGACTGGGCTCAAGCTGTTTGAGCACCATCACGGCCGACTCCGGCCCACTCGGGAGGGGCGCCAGCTCTACGAATCCGTTCGGCGGAATTTCGAAGGGTTGGAGAAGATTGAGACAGCGGTCGGTATCCTTCGCAAGTCGGGCGCTGGCGTTCTTCGCCTCGGGAGCACCTCCACCTTGGCCACAGGCCTGCTGCCGCAGGTGATCAAGCGCTTCCTAGCCCAGTTTCCTGGTACTTTCGTTGGGCTTCAGACCCTTCCGACGCCTCAGCTTGCGGATCTGCTGAACCAAAACCTGATCGACCTCGCCGTGACCACGGGTGATGTGGATCCGTCGATCTTTGAAACCCGTGTCATGACGACGACCTCAGCCGTTTGCATCGTTCCACAAAACCACCCGCTGGCGCGCGCAGACTGGGTCGATCTGGAAGAACTGCGTAGGCATCAGATGATCCTGCTCAACGATTCGGACAACATAGTGATCCGCATGCGTGAGCTGCTCGCCAGGCTCGGTGCTCCGGAGAACATCGTGGTCGAGACGAACTCCTCGATTACCATCTGCGCGCTCGTCGTGGCGGGAGTGGGCGTCGGCATCGTGAACCCCTATATCGCGAACACCATGTCTCAAGGGCTGGTCATCAAGGAACTGCGCCCCTCAATTCGCGTCGATGTATCGCTGGCCCGATCCATGGCGCTTGCCCCGTCGCTTCTGGGAGAAGCTTTCTCCCGTCTGCTTGCCGACTCGACTGCCTAG
- the trxC gene encoding thioredoxin TrxC: protein MSKSFHVVCPRCDAVNRVPRDRPASQATCGGCKAKLFEGHPIELNGQRFQRHAERNDIPVIADFWAPWCGPCRAMAPIFEQAAKELEPKARFVKINVDDEPELAGRLGVQGIPALFVLKNGSVVAQQAGLANLSTLRNWVRQFSNL from the coding sequence GTGTCGAAGTCCTTTCATGTGGTCTGTCCCCGGTGCGACGCTGTCAATCGCGTTCCACGGGATCGGCCTGCTTCGCAGGCTACCTGCGGCGGCTGCAAGGCGAAGCTCTTCGAAGGTCATCCCATCGAGCTCAATGGCCAGCGTTTCCAGCGCCACGCCGAGCGCAACGACATTCCGGTGATCGCAGACTTCTGGGCGCCATGGTGCGGTCCGTGCCGAGCCATGGCGCCAATTTTCGAGCAGGCGGCGAAGGAACTCGAACCCAAGGCCCGTTTCGTCAAAATCAATGTGGACGACGAACCGGAACTGGCCGGACGGCTTGGCGTTCAGGGCATTCCAGCCCTTTTCGTCCTCAAGAACGGCTCCGTTGTTGCCCAACAGGCTGGTTTGGCCAACCTGTCCACCCTCCGAAACTGGGTTCGCCAGTTCTCAAACCTTTGA
- a CDS encoding TIGR01244 family sulfur transferase encodes MKVTKLTPNISVAHQLTKQDLEEAVGAGFKTIINNRPDGEAPDQPPSEELAAAAKRLGLAYHHIPAVSGQISDAQVEAFRIALGGAEKPALAFCRTGMRSTTLWALAASDRLSANEILQTTAEAGYDLEALRPRLEASKARSSDT; translated from the coding sequence ATGAAGGTCACCAAGTTGACACCTAACATCTCGGTCGCGCACCAGCTGACCAAGCAGGATCTTGAAGAGGCCGTCGGAGCGGGGTTCAAGACCATCATCAACAACCGTCCCGACGGCGAGGCTCCGGATCAGCCGCCAAGCGAGGAGCTCGCGGCGGCTGCGAAGCGTCTGGGCCTCGCGTACCATCACATCCCGGCCGTATCCGGCCAGATTTCAGACGCCCAGGTCGAAGCGTTCCGGATCGCCCTTGGCGGGGCGGAGAAGCCCGCCCTCGCCTTCTGCCGCACAGGGATGCGCTCAACGACCCTGTGGGCGCTGGCGGCCAGCGACCGCCTTTCGGCCAATGAGATCCTGCAGACCACCGCGGAGGCCGGATACGATCTGGAGGCCCTGCGGCCCCGGCTGGAAGCCTCCAAGGCGCGGTCGTCCGACACCTGA
- a CDS encoding L,D-transpeptidase, whose translation MFKFTRLIGLTRALVLILPAALAACNTTGAPPQPVAAAPAVDPMTAERYAAVTTDRHPVPGVDPATLKPRNVRQLVDYATTEKPGTIVVDTNARFIYLVQEGGKALRYGVGVGKEGLEFKGMASVNHKAQWPRWTPTPDMIKREPERYRRWAAGMDGGTDNPLGARALYLFKNGRDTLYRIHGTNEPETIGEAVSSGCIRMMNQDVIDLYSRVPVGSKVVVL comes from the coding sequence ATGTTCAAGTTCACACGACTCATCGGCCTTACCCGCGCGCTCGTCCTGATCTTGCCGGCTGCCCTGGCCGCATGCAACACGACAGGCGCGCCACCTCAGCCGGTGGCTGCGGCACCGGCTGTCGATCCGATGACGGCCGAGCGCTATGCCGCTGTGACTACCGACAGGCATCCGGTGCCCGGCGTCGATCCCGCTACGCTCAAGCCGCGCAACGTGCGCCAGCTCGTGGACTACGCGACCACCGAGAAGCCGGGCACCATCGTGGTCGATACGAACGCCCGCTTCATCTACCTCGTGCAGGAGGGCGGCAAGGCGCTTCGTTACGGGGTTGGTGTCGGCAAGGAGGGGCTGGAATTCAAGGGCATGGCGAGCGTGAACCACAAGGCGCAATGGCCCCGCTGGACGCCGACACCGGACATGATCAAGCGCGAGCCGGAGCGCTACAGACGCTGGGCCGCCGGCATGGACGGTGGCACCGACAATCCGCTCGGCGCCCGCGCCCTGTACCTGTTTAAGAATGGCCGGGACACGCTCTACCGCATCCATGGCACCAACGAGCCGGAGACCATTGGCGAGGCTGTGTCCTCCGGATGCATCCGCATGATGAACCAGGATGTGATCGACCTCTACAGCCGCGTCCCGGTGGGCAGCAAGGTGGTCGTCCTGTGA
- a CDS encoding DsbA family protein: protein MPHLTKSLLAALLAALSFIFVATPVPTSAQDKEISVDAILNDPHAPIGGNPKGDITIVAFLDYNCPFCKQSAPELEKLVKADGRIRLVYKDWPILTPASFHGAQLALAAKHQGKYEQVHHALMAIPGRRIGKDAMTEAVQKSGIDVERLNGDLKQHGTEIQALLQRNLAQADALGLTGTPVYLIGPFKVSGALTYEQFRKAVADAREQGGQ, encoded by the coding sequence ATGCCCCACCTTACCAAGTCTCTCCTTGCCGCGCTGCTGGCGGCATTGTCCTTCATCTTCGTCGCAACACCTGTTCCAACCTCCGCTCAGGACAAGGAAATCTCCGTCGATGCGATCCTGAACGATCCGCACGCGCCCATCGGCGGCAACCCGAAGGGCGATATCACCATCGTGGCATTCCTCGATTACAACTGCCCCTTCTGCAAGCAGTCGGCGCCGGAGCTGGAGAAGCTGGTCAAGGCCGATGGCAGGATCAGGCTTGTCTACAAGGATTGGCCCATCCTCACCCCAGCCTCCTTCCATGGCGCCCAGCTCGCCCTGGCCGCCAAGCATCAGGGCAAATACGAGCAGGTGCATCACGCCCTGATGGCCATTCCCGGCCGCAGGATCGGCAAGGATGCAATGACGGAGGCGGTCCAGAAGTCCGGCATCGACGTGGAGCGCCTGAATGGGGATCTGAAGCAGCATGGCACCGAGATCCAGGCGCTGCTCCAGCGCAATCTCGCCCAGGCCGATGCGCTCGGGCTCACGGGAACGCCGGTCTACCTGATCGGTCCGTTCAAGGTGTCAGGAGCGCTCACCTACGAGCAGTTCCGCAAGGCGGTCGCCGATGCCCGCGAGCAAGGCGGACAGTAA
- a CDS encoding thioredoxin family protein, with the protein MMVVSSFRSRVSTRAGTCSRRTILRYAAYLPGLALVPRRVQAQAAELAFAHASTREVFDAAVRRARGRKRPVLAYVTADWCPVCKGIDRQVFSNPVIKTRLEGLALVRVDVTAVNAPNRALMKHLRVVGPPTMFVIDPRDGREMPGTRLVGAVDANLFLDTINLAGL; encoded by the coding sequence ATGATGGTTGTCAGCTCCTTCCGATCCCGTGTGTCCACGCGGGCCGGCACATGTTCGCGCCGGACGATTCTGAGATATGCGGCCTATCTCCCGGGGCTGGCGCTCGTGCCTCGACGGGTGCAGGCGCAGGCCGCAGAGCTTGCCTTCGCCCATGCCTCGACACGTGAGGTATTCGATGCGGCGGTCAGGCGTGCTCGCGGCCGGAAGAGGCCGGTGCTGGCGTACGTCACCGCCGACTGGTGCCCGGTCTGCAAGGGCATCGACAGACAGGTCTTCTCCAATCCCGTCATCAAGACGCGACTCGAGGGCCTCGCCCTGGTGCGCGTGGACGTGACCGCCGTCAATGCGCCCAACCGGGCGCTCATGAAACACCTCCGGGTGGTGGGCCCGCCGACGATGTTCGTCATCGATCCGAGGGACGGCCGGGAGATGCCGGGAACCCGCCTGGTCGGTGCCGTCGACGCCAATCTCTTCCTCGACACGATCAACCTCGCAGGCCTGTGA
- the dsbD gene encoding protein-disulfide reductase DsbD translates to MSHNLIRIVFAAAALVLGFAGAGAQFKIPSSDEVFRLSASKGVDGSVILDWAIAPDMYLYRDKVIVAASPDSATPIPVQTSPGQRKDDPTFGETEVYHDAARATVSASAMAAAGSPRAIHVTYQGCAEKLGICYPPETKAIELATLPVAANQSVTASNGGSPSTTVPAGLSRAAPRDNAWMTGSLASVLVTFLSFGLMLTFTPCVLPMIPILSGMLARSGGQLSAGRGFALSTTYVLAMASAYGLLGIAAAWSGQNLQAALQTPWALGAMSVLFVVLALSMFGLFELQLPGSWTGFISGRTSGMGGSLPGAAMLGFTSALIVGPCVTPPLAGALLYVSQTGDMARGVAALFMLGFGMGLPLIVYGTVGARALPKSGLWLVRVKQAFGVVFLGVAIAMISRIAPPQVSLALWALLAIGAGVFLGAFDPAPGCAARRVAKAAGIAAVLYGGTLVVGAASGATDPLQPLATLARGSAPAATAGPASIRVSTSAEFDAAVQMARAQDNPTLVEFTADWCVTCKEIERNVFGNPTVQARLKHVVFIRADVTDYNEASRDLMRRFGVVGPPTILFLDPKTGREIAPGRTIGTIDADDFLQKLTAVGA, encoded by the coding sequence TTGTCCCATAATCTTATCCGAATTGTGTTCGCGGCGGCGGCGCTGGTTCTGGGCTTTGCCGGGGCGGGCGCGCAGTTCAAAATCCCAAGCTCCGACGAGGTGTTCAGACTCAGCGCCTCGAAGGGCGTCGATGGAAGCGTGATCCTCGATTGGGCGATTGCTCCGGACATGTATCTCTATCGCGATAAAGTGATCGTCGCGGCCTCTCCCGACAGTGCCACGCCGATTCCGGTCCAGACCAGCCCTGGCCAGAGGAAGGACGATCCCACCTTCGGCGAGACCGAGGTCTACCATGATGCGGCCCGCGCGACCGTATCGGCCAGCGCCATGGCCGCTGCCGGCTCGCCTCGGGCGATCCATGTTACCTATCAGGGCTGCGCCGAGAAGCTCGGCATCTGCTATCCGCCCGAGACAAAGGCCATCGAGCTTGCGACTCTCCCGGTTGCGGCGAACCAGAGCGTGACGGCTTCGAACGGCGGTTCGCCTTCGACCACCGTGCCTGCCGGCCTCTCGCGAGCTGCCCCACGGGACAACGCCTGGATGACCGGCAGCCTGGCGTCGGTTCTGGTGACCTTCCTCAGCTTCGGTCTGATGCTGACCTTCACCCCCTGCGTGCTGCCGATGATCCCGATCCTGTCGGGGATGCTCGCCCGTAGCGGAGGGCAGCTCTCGGCGGGGCGGGGCTTCGCGCTCTCGACCACTTACGTGCTGGCGATGGCGTCTGCCTACGGCTTGCTCGGCATCGCCGCGGCTTGGTCGGGTCAGAACCTGCAGGCCGCCCTGCAGACGCCTTGGGCGCTGGGTGCCATGAGCGTGCTGTTCGTGGTCCTGGCGCTGTCGATGTTCGGCCTGTTCGAGCTCCAGCTCCCCGGCTCCTGGACGGGCTTCATCTCGGGCCGGACCTCCGGCATGGGCGGTTCGCTCCCCGGTGCGGCCATGCTCGGCTTCACCTCGGCTCTAATCGTTGGTCCCTGCGTGACGCCGCCGCTGGCGGGGGCGCTGCTTTACGTGTCCCAGACCGGGGACATGGCACGCGGCGTTGCGGCCCTGTTCATGCTGGGTTTCGGTATGGGCCTGCCGCTGATCGTATACGGCACCGTCGGGGCGAGGGCCCTGCCCAAGTCGGGGTTGTGGCTGGTGCGGGTCAAGCAAGCCTTCGGCGTCGTCTTCCTCGGCGTCGCCATCGCGATGATCTCGCGCATCGCACCGCCGCAGGTGTCGTTGGCGCTCTGGGCACTGCTTGCCATCGGGGCCGGTGTGTTCCTCGGCGCCTTCGACCCGGCGCCCGGCTGCGCGGCTCGCCGCGTCGCCAAGGCGGCAGGCATTGCGGCGGTGCTCTATGGCGGGACCCTGGTGGTAGGCGCCGCCTCCGGCGCGACGGACCCGTTGCAGCCGCTCGCCACCTTGGCGCGCGGCTCGGCGCCTGCCGCGACAGCCGGGCCTGCCTCCATCCGCGTCTCCACGTCTGCGGAGTTTGACGCTGCTGTTCAAATGGCCCGGGCGCAAGACAATCCGACCCTCGTCGAATTCACGGCGGATTGGTGCGTGACCTGCAAGGAGATCGAGCGCAACGTCTTCGGCAATCCCACCGTGCAGGCAAGGCTCAAGCACGTGGTGTTCATCCGCGCCGACGTGACGGACTACAACGAGGCAAGCCGCGATCTGATGCGGCGCTTCGGCGTGGTTGGCCCGCCGACGATCCTGTTCTTGGATCCGAAGACCGGCCGGGAGATCGCCCCGGGCCGGACCATCGGCACGATCGATGCTGACGACTTCCTTCAGAAGCTCACGGCAGTTGGTGCATGA
- a CDS encoding response regulator produces MRILVVEDDAMLLDGLRVGLGIHGFTVDAVASCSDAMAGLATGDFDAVVLDLMLPDGSGLDILRELRRRQDATPVLLLTAKDTVADRIGGLDSGADDYLGKPFDLDEVAARLRAISRRAAGRASPVLSWSGIELDPGRRTAAVDGRPVSLSRREFSILEALMSHPGTVLSKDQLADRLYGWEEDVESNVVEVHVHHIRVKIGRDAIETVRGLGYRLRSA; encoded by the coding sequence ATGCGTATTCTCGTGGTTGAAGACGATGCGATGCTGCTCGACGGGCTGAGAGTCGGCCTTGGCATTCACGGCTTTACGGTCGATGCGGTGGCATCCTGCAGTGACGCTATGGCGGGTTTGGCCACGGGCGATTTTGACGCCGTCGTGCTCGACCTTATGCTGCCGGACGGCTCCGGGCTCGACATCCTGCGCGAGTTGCGCCGGCGTCAGGACGCGACGCCGGTTCTCCTGCTGACCGCGAAGGACACTGTGGCCGACCGGATCGGCGGCCTCGACAGCGGAGCTGACGACTATCTCGGCAAGCCTTTTGACCTCGACGAGGTGGCGGCCCGTTTGCGGGCGATCTCCCGCCGCGCGGCCGGACGCGCCTCGCCGGTTCTGAGCTGGAGCGGCATCGAACTCGATCCGGGGCGGCGCACCGCCGCGGTGGATGGGCGGCCAGTCAGCCTGTCGCGGAGGGAGTTCTCCATCCTTGAAGCGCTCATGAGCCATCCCGGGACGGTACTGTCGAAGGATCAACTCGCCGACCGGCTCTACGGCTGGGAGGAGGATGTGGAAAGCAACGTCGTCGAGGTCCACGTCCATCACATTCGGGTCAAGATCGGGCGCGACGCCATTGAGACCGTGCGCGGCCTCGGCTACAGGCTTCGGAGTGCATGA